A genomic stretch from Pelodiscus sinensis isolate JC-2024 chromosome 23, ASM4963464v1, whole genome shotgun sequence includes:
- the AURKAIP1 gene encoding small ribosomal subunit protein mS38, translating to MLIPRLTSQLVKSSRFAGHFLTRSVSSVLCSGPTSANYSTQPSNNNGAQPQRWYALDPELEEILVPRKMSISPLESWLTVRYSLPKVEIINVHEKLGYEPAQQYDCPPREEGADMREEEGKVGTNKAECKNVLEIRRRKMNRHKYKKLLKRTRFLRRKIMDGRRKRRQAKFEKDLKRIWRKAGLKKPSEGWQLPKIFVRTK from the exons ATGTTGATACCTCGGCTAACTTCTCAATTAGTGAAATCCTCACGATTTGCAG GACATTTTTTGACAAGATCAGTGTCTTCTGTTCTGTGCTCTGGTCCTACATCTGCAAATTACAGCACACAACCTTCTAATAACAATGGAGCCCAGCCTCAGCGCTGGTATGCACTGGACCCTGAACTGGAAGAAATTTTGGTCCCAAGAAAAATGTCCATCAGCCCTTTAGAAAGCTGGCTGACTGTTAGGTACTCCCTCCCTAAAGTGGAAATCATCAATGTTCATGAAAAACTGGGTTATGAACCTGCCCAACAGTATGACTGTCCCCCACGTGAGGAGGGAGCCGATatgagggaagaggaaggaaaagtcGGCACTAACAAGGCTGAGTGTAAGAATGTGCTGGAGATCCGCAGGAGGAAAATGAATCGGCATAAATATAAAAAGCTGTTAAAACGAACACGGTTTTTGAGGAGAAAGATAATGGATGGTCGCAGGAAGAGACGTCAG gcAAAGTTTGAAAAAGATCTGAAGCGCATCTGGAGGAAAGCTGGGTTGAAAAAGCCTTCTGAGGGATGGCAGCTGCCCAAGATCTTTGTGAGAACTAAGTGA